A stretch of the Prochlorococcus marinus str. MIT 0918 genome encodes the following:
- a CDS encoding GuaB3 family IMP dehydrogenase-related protein, producing the protein MNIQLGRSKQVRRAYGIDEIALVPGGKTVDPENTDTNLSLGGINLEVPIIASAMDGVVDVSMAVSLSKLGALGVLNLEGVQTRYENPEEVLNRITSIGKDGFVPLMQEIYSQPIKEALIKKRIKEIKEKGGIAAVSGTPLAAINFQKTIEEAGADIFFLQATVVSTEHIGKKNQQNLDISNLCQSLDIPVMVGNCVTYDVALNLMRAGASGVLVGIGPGAACTSRGVLGVGVPQATAIADCASARDEFQKESNKYIPIIADGGIITGGDICKCIACGADGVMIGSPIARAEEAPGNGYHWGMATPSPLLPRGTRIKVGSTGTLEKILKGPATLDDGTHNLLGALKTSMGTLGAQSIKEMQEVEVVIAPSLLSEGKVYQKAQQLGMGK; encoded by the coding sequence GTGAATATCCAACTTGGCCGCTCAAAACAAGTTCGTCGAGCCTATGGCATAGACGAAATAGCTCTTGTACCTGGAGGTAAAACGGTTGACCCTGAAAATACTGATACCAATTTAAGTCTTGGAGGGATAAATTTAGAAGTCCCGATTATTGCAAGTGCAATGGATGGAGTTGTGGACGTCAGTATGGCAGTTTCCCTTTCAAAATTAGGGGCGCTTGGGGTTTTAAACCTAGAAGGAGTACAAACGAGATACGAAAACCCTGAAGAAGTATTAAATCGAATTACTTCTATTGGAAAAGATGGGTTTGTACCCCTTATGCAAGAAATCTATAGTCAACCAATAAAAGAAGCATTAATAAAAAAAAGAATAAAAGAAATAAAAGAAAAAGGAGGAATAGCAGCTGTTAGTGGAACTCCTTTAGCTGCTATAAATTTTCAAAAAACAATCGAAGAAGCAGGCGCAGACATCTTTTTTCTTCAAGCTACTGTTGTATCCACTGAACATATTGGCAAAAAGAATCAACAAAATCTTGACATTTCAAATCTATGCCAAAGTCTTGATATCCCTGTCATGGTTGGGAATTGTGTTACTTATGATGTAGCTCTAAATCTCATGAGGGCTGGCGCTTCAGGAGTTCTTGTTGGCATTGGGCCTGGGGCTGCCTGTACTTCTAGAGGAGTATTAGGCGTTGGAGTACCTCAAGCAACTGCTATTGCAGACTGTGCGTCAGCAAGAGATGAATTCCAAAAAGAATCAAACAAATATATTCCAATAATTGCCGATGGCGGAATAATTACCGGGGGTGATATATGCAAATGCATTGCTTGCGGAGCAGATGGGGTGATGATTGGTTCTCCAATTGCTAGAGCGGAAGAAGCTCCTGGGAATGGTTATCACTGGGGAATGGCAACTCCAAGTCCTCTACTGCCAAGAGGGACCAGAATTAAAGTTGGTTCAACAGGAACATTAGAAAAGATACTAAAAGGACCAGCAACCTTAGATGATGGAACACACAATCTTCTTGGTGCATTAAAAACTTCAATGGGGACCCTTGGTGCACAAAGCATTAAAGAAATGCAAGAAGTTGAAGTAGTAATCGCCCCATCTTTACTCTCAGAAGGCAAGGTATACCAAAAAGCACAGCAACTAGGAATGGGCAAATAA
- the trxA gene encoding thioredoxin → MSSASAVTDSSFEQEVLQSSLPVLVDFWAPWCGPCRMVSPIVDEISKDFEGKIKVCKLNTDENPNVASQYGIRSIPTLMIFKGGQKVDTVVGAVPKATLSGTVSKHL, encoded by the coding sequence ATGTCTAGCGCCAGTGCTGTTACTGATTCTTCTTTTGAGCAGGAAGTTCTTCAAAGTAGTTTGCCCGTACTTGTTGATTTTTGGGCTCCCTGGTGCGGCCCATGCAGGATGGTCTCCCCAATAGTTGATGAAATATCAAAAGATTTCGAAGGGAAAATAAAAGTATGCAAACTTAATACAGATGAAAATCCCAATGTTGCCAGCCAGTATGGGATTCGAAGCATTCCAACATTAATGATTTTCAAAGGTGGTCAAAAGGTTGATACTGTTGTTGGAGCAGTTCCTAAAGCAACCCTTTCAGGAACTGTTTCCAAACACCTATAA